A region of the Saccharomyces cerevisiae S288C chromosome II, complete sequence genome:
TTATCTCTATGGAGATGCTCTTGTTTCTGAACGAATCATACATCTTTCATAGGTTTCGTATGTGGAGTATTGTTTTATGGCACTCATGTGTATTCGTATGCGCAGAATGTGGGAATGCCTATTATAGGGGTGCCGGGGGGTGCCTTGAAAAACCCTTTTGCGCGCCTGTTAAGTTTCCGTTTTCagtcaaaaagaatatccGAATTTTAGATTTGGACCCTCGTTCAGAAGCTTACTGTCTAAGCCATCATTTGGTGTGTCCTAAACGGTTTCCATGCAAAGCAACATCTTTGTTACTCATTCCTGAAGgttgaataaaaaatagcAACCATGTGCAGGGAGTCGTATATTGTTAGATTCTAGAGACTTGTACGCATCATCAAAGCTGTAAATAGAATAAACATACGCAAGGCGTCAAAAGTGCATAGTTAAGAAAATTCCTGACATGTGAAAATATGTGTTTATGAAATGTGTCAAGGCCCGTCTATAGCGTAGTTAACCCCTCTGCAGGAGTAAGTGACTTTTTTTACGCTCAAAAGGCAACGAGGGCACATACTTAAAAGTCATTTTCAAACACATCTGCAGTTTGCAACGACAGATAACAATATTATGATAGGATGGTATGATGTTATTAGCTGccacatattttttaacatAGCATTAGTCACGTCTCTTCAATTGTTGGGATGAAACTCTAAAATATCATTCCTTTAGTAGTATTCCAGTTACCAGTATATTATCACATGccgaaaaagaagatgacataAAGATCGACAAACAGTCTTCAAATATAATGGAAGCTGGaatgcaaggattgataatgtaacAGGATACTGAATGACAAAgtataaatgaaaaaaaaaaaaaaaaaaaagtagtaATACTATTATGTGGAAATACcgattccattttgaggattccaattgttggaataaaaatcaactatcatctactaactagtatttacgttactagtatattatcatatacggtgttagaagatgacgcaaatgatgagaaatagtcatctaaattagtggaagctgaaacgcaaggattgataatgtaataggatcaatgaatattaacatataaaacgatgataataatatttatagaattgtgtagaattgcagattcccttttatggattcctaaatcctggaggagaacttctagtatatctacatacctaatattatagccttaatcacaatggaatcccaacaattacatcaaaatccacattctCTACACCAATACCATCGACGAGAGCTTCTAGTAAATTGTATACATAACAGTATAACCCTTaccaacaatggaatctCAAAGATTATTAAATTATTCACAGACTCTGAGGATTCGGGTAAAATAGGGTATTTAACTGGTTACCGGAAAGGTTTAGAAAATTCGTGGAGGGTTGGCCGAGTGGTCTAAGGCGGCAGACTTAAGATCTGTTGGACGGTTGTCCGCGCGAGTTCGAACCTCGCATCCttcagtattttttttgatgatttaaCGTACTATTAACTAGAATAATAGGGAAATGCAATTGCAGTttgagaagaagaattattaATAAGCCAAAAAGCGGCTCACTAAGtaagtttttcttcatgGCGTCCTTTGCATCCAGCAATAATGGTTTtagcaaaaaaatctctttCACTACACAAGTTGGagcatattttttaacaaataCAGATAAACGAAAGGCGATAATAAGTATACTTCCTATGTACAAGAATCTTTAAGTGATATAATCTTTCAGCGGACTAGAAGAATAGGGCGTTCAACTGTTGTCCTTGCAGAATTGCGTAAACTCCTTCAAGTAGTCATTATTTTGCTCGCAGTTTTGCCTTAAAATGCCCTCTGTTGTAGAAGTTAAAATTTGTTctatttttctattatttgCCACCCACTCTGTCACCTTCGTCCAATCCTTATATTGAGCTTCCTGTTTCTCCGCTCTTTCTCTTGCAGCGTAAGGATCAATTCTTGCGTCTATAAGTGGTTCCGCAGTAgtctttttattattaccGCACTGCTGATCGGTCTCGTTCTTCATCTCTGCTGCCTCTTTTTCgcaaaatgaaattatatTATTCCGTATTTGCCAGTTCGGATATAGTTCTTGcttcaaaaattccttacacttattttttccattaataGAGCCTTTCCTATAGTTGTTTAATTTTTGTCTTATTATATCATCACTTCCATGCCTTAGAAACCTCAAAAATGAATCTATCAAGCTTGGATCAACACATCTTTCTCGCGTAACTGTGATTGTAGTAAGTGACGGTTCATCATTCGGAAAAGTAAGATTTGTTTCAAGTAAGCTTTGGGGTGCCGTAAACGTACGCCTATTATCAACCATACCGTCTTTTTGTCTACGTGTATAAATgagaagttttttttctaactATATCcaagtttttcaaactaCCCAAAGGATATTTAACTTGGCGGACAAAATTACCGTCACGTTCAAAAGTGAATATATAGGCGATTCTGGGTAACAAGCAAAAGTAAACTACAATATGGAATAGTGTAAAACTTCACttatcaacaacaaaatcGCTTCAAGCCTCCTATCTTAGAGTCTAGAGCCTGATAAAATTCTTATGCGAGCAAGGGCAACCTGATCgaattttataaaaactATTTATGGACTAAAAACCTACAGCGCTCTTCATCATATCCCTTCCCGTTTCTTCCATTGCGTCATTCATGGTTTGTCCCATTGTGGTTGCATAGTCATTAATAGTGGTTTCTACCGTGTCTAAACGAGTTTCAATTGCCCTAGAAACACTTTTAAGGACACCATATCCATTACTTCTTCCAGAGCTTCTTACAGGTCTGGCATACCTGTGATCTTCCGTACCGGGAGGTAACTTTCTGGCTGCATTACTACTACTGGAAGATATGCATCCTCGAGCAATTGCGCTTTCCTCATACTTCGATTCGGGCCTTTCTATACCGCCCAGTAGCTCATCAAGTTGATATGGTGTGCAATAAATAGTTCCTCTAGCCCATTGTAAGGAATTCACTTGAGGCCTATAACCAATCTTTAAATCAGGATTGTACAAGGTATCAATAGGAGTATGTTGTGATATGTCAGCAGTATGATTCGTTCCGGTGGCACTTTCATTAAGTACTGAAATCAAAGAGGCTTGGAATTTCCCTGTGCGAATGACAATGTCACCATTTTCTAATATAGATGAATTTTCAACGTATTGAGCGCTTAGAGGGACCGGGCAGCGTAGATTTTTGACTTCCTTAAGCTCAGGTACTGTCAAAACTTTAATATCTCCATTAATTAGCAAAACGATCATAATAGTTGAAAGCTTTCTTTCTCCTTTACCGTCAATAATGGGAATAAATGATAATCCACTAGTGGCAATTGGATACTTGAAAAGCGCATGAGTGTCCTTAGATTTACCTGGTGATACTAAACGAATGTCATTTGCGCCACTGATAGTAACAAATCCAGGTATTGCGATACCCTTGCTTAAACCCTGCATCTTTGATATAGTAGCAGAACAACTGTAGCCAGTATCTTTGgcaaaagaatttattcCTAGAATTTTTCCTTGATTGTTGGTCTTTGTTGCATCAGTGAATTTAACCTCAAATCTTCCATTAGTTGCAGGCAGTATTTTGAAAGTCATCAATTCCCCGATATCCGTTCCACATAGCATCAAAATACTAGAGAACCCATCATCTCCATATTCCATGACGCAAAAGTGAACGGTTGAAACGTAAGAGCTACCAGCTTTAGAAATGACcctaatattttcattgaagaTTATAGCCGGGCCTCTTCTGTCCAATATTATTAAGGTTCCTTCAATGAAACCAACGGCAACGAACCCGATATTACTATTCATGATTGCGGACACCGCACCTTTTTTAGCATGTATTACCGTACTTGGTATAAAGCCTTGTTTAACGTTCGTAGGCCCTCTATCCGAAACATCAACTAAAATAGTTTTTGAATCATCCAATGAAAATCTGCTAAACTTCAATTGCAGTGCATCGCTTTTGGGAAGTTGTCCGTAAAACTTGTTTGTTtcgaatttgaaaagaataacatCCCCAACCTCAGATGATACCGCCAATTCCAATGTTTCCGATGCAAAGgagatattttttatgGCCAGGTTAGTAGCTCTGTTAAGTACTTTAGCAGTATTCACTTCAAATACAGCGTTGTCAGTTACTTCACTGTGTGAAGCATCCCATATTCTGACTGAACCATTACTATGCCCAGTTAGTAAAGCAGATCTGGTCTCATGCCTTCTAATATTTCTGGTGGCAGGAATACCACCTTTTAAAAACGATTCACTTTGAGCGATTGTCATCATCCCCAGccaaagatttttttgaactgaTTGCGCTATACAAGTAGTAACCGTTGGTCGAACCCATGCTAAGCTCCGAGGGAAAATGGAGGCCTTGGAACTAAAAGAGCCTGCTGGGTATATCAATGTTTCAAGTTCGCCATCTTCtaaaagtaataaaatGAGGTTTGTGTCATGGCATCCACCAAAATATGGAGAAGCCTTCGGCAAGGGTAGAAAATTTATTAGTGGAGCTTTGCCAATCAACGAAAATAGTTTTTGTTGAACCGGTTTAGCATAGTACTTGCTCATTGCGTCAAATGATGTCACAGAATACATTGGTGTGCCGCCTAAGTCAATCATGGTTATTTCCTGAGGTAAACAGGGATTTTCTGTAGCTTTTGTTGCAATCAACAACGATGTATACTCAGGATTACGCTGGCAAAGCCAGCTTACTTTAAAGATAGCGGGTGTTTCTGTAAAGGAACAGTCTTTCAAGGCaggatttggaaaattcaCATGTGTTTCAAATATACTTCTAGCGTGAATCAGTTTACCGCTATTGACATCCCAAAATACCAAGGAATTATCTTCATGGACAGTTAATATATGTAAGGAATTTGGGTGATAAAGTGACTGAATGACCTTTGGAGTgcgtttcttttctatgTTTGTGGATAGATCACCGCCCGGAGCATACGGTTCTaattggtaaaaaaaatgttgcTTGACTTTGTAGTCAATGAAAGAATATATGACTGTAATATGCTCATATGATATAAGTATCGTTCCTATGTCTCTAGGATTCCATTGGATAGAAATAACCGGTGATAGCCTCTCTTTTGGCAAAAACACACTTTTCTggaagttttcaattttcaatttggacatttgatttctatCCACATCATAGATCAATATGGATCCACTCTCGAGGCCAATCAGCATCCAATCCAAGGACGGATCAGTCTCAATACAAGTGATGCTGTTTGGACAGAAAACAGTAGTTAGAATCTGTTTCGAGTGTACTGAAAGAACTATTATGTTGCTCTTCTCATCTACAGCTATCAGATAAATTCCTTTAATAAACCGCATGTGTTTAATTTGAGGTCGATTTTTTAACGTAAATACGACCTCTATTTGCTTTTGCCCATAAACATGTATCTCCCCAGCAGTAGTTGCAACTGCCAAAAGGCTTTGAGTATAGTCGAATGTGGTAACAGTGATTCGTCCATTTATGCCGTATGTGCATATTTTCTTAGTATCGAAAAATTTGGAGTTAATACCATTTGAGACGTCATGAACTCTCGCGGATTTGATAGCATTTGACACATTCTTCAAATGCCTGCTTTTCTTAAAcatttataaaatttttgtatCTGTTCAATTGACAATTTTGTAACTTTTATAATCTGTCAACTTTAGAAATATGTTAGTAGTAATATAATACTGAGCTGTTTCTTAAATGCTTCCTTAATAATGTAAACAGAATGCGCATTGTTGAACATACGGCTTCGCATCGCATCGCTTAAACGAGGTTTTTCATATGCATGCTCCAAGATAGGTACGAACAAAAAAGAGGCATTGCATCAAAATGGATAGTTTCAGTTTATGTAACAAAATCTCATTAAAAAAACCCTCTCCTCCTATGAAGCGGAACAGTTCAACTTTTCCGCTTAGAtgttttatataaaattaaataaatcaTGGCATgaccttttcttcataaatCCAAATCATCTGGCATAAAGGAAAATCCTCTAAACTCTTCTTGCTGGCTCGTTGTCAAAACAGAGGGCAGAGGTGTAAGTGTGGGTGGCGCAGAGGTGAATTCTTGCTCGAAATATGATGTATCTTCCGGAGATTTAATTTCTGGGATGTAGGGTGGTTTCACGCGAAGGTTTAAGATATCGTCAAAGTTGATGTTACGGAAGAAAGGTTCTTCCATAACTTCGTCTGCGTCCCTGGGACCAGCACCCAACCTCTTTTCAGGATCTTTTGTTAATAGGCCTTGGAATATTTGTACAATCTCACCTGCCATATCTATTGGGTATAAGGGTTCATCGGTAAGGATAGCGTTAAAaacttcatcttcgtcatctCCTGAGAATGGAGATTGGCACAGTAGCATTTGATATAGCAGCACCCCAAATGCCCACCAATCGACAGCTTTGGTATATTCTTGctcttttaaaatttctggAGCCATAAATTCTGGTGTGCCACAAAATGTAGAAGTTCTATTACCATACCACATTTCATCTTTACACAAACCATAATCGGCAATTTTTATATGACCTTCTGGAGTTAATAGAATGTTTTCCAACTTCAAATCACGGTATATTACACCATTATcatgaaaatatttcagaGCCAGTAAGACCTCGGCGGCATAAAATTTGGCCCTTCTTACAGATAGTCTTTGGTTTTGAACATGCCACATTAAGTCACCGCCCCCAATAAACTCCATAGCAAAATATATACGGTTTTCAGTTTGAAAAGAGCAGTATAGATTGGTTAAGAATGGGTGTTTAGTTTTTGTGGCTAacaaaaatactttcttttctgctCTTGCACTCTCGATGTcatgattttgaataatattatctttCTTCAGAACTTTTATGGCACAAAGCCTGTCAGTATTCTTTGATTTAGATAAAATAACTTTACCAAAATTACCTTTACCAAGAACTTTGAGTAATACGAAATTATCTAATGAAACCTTACGACGTTTAGCCGCTCTCTTTTTATGCTTTGCGCTTGTGCTGGTTTGTGATTTCTGCGGAGATTGTTGATCAGTGGTTCTGGAGGCATGAGTACTTGTAGGAGCCAAGGACACTGTTTCTTGTAGTACTTCCTTTGAAGCATGGTCTTGTTCAATTTGAAAGGTTTCACTATTCATATCGCGGAATGGATTTGTGTGTGTGGAATCTATTGTCAAATCAGCTTCACGGAAATCATTTTTGTTCTCCCAGTCTAGTTTCTGTTTGGTCTCTAAATCAATGTGATCAACTTCTAGATCCTCTTGGATTTCCCCACTATCTTGTTTTATTTCAAGTTCCATTTCCTCACGTTGTGCTTTCCACAGTTCAAGTTCATCTCTCATTAAATCATCTTTAGATTCCCAAGTTTGACTATGCTCAATAGATAAATCAGTGAGTCCCAAGGAACGTCTATTCGACGTTGGATCCAGTGTTTTCTCTGGTGATGAAAATTCGGCGGTTTGTTGTGCACCTTCTGTAAAATTTAAATAGGCCTCATTTTCATCGATAAATTTATTTAGTTTCTCACGCCCGTGCGTTTGTAGTGAAATTCTTTTATCAATAATAGGATCATGCTGCTTAGTTGGAGAATCTCTTCCTACCTTCTGAGGCGAAGGAGTTTTATCATGTTTTCTTGGCTGAGGAGGCAAAGGAGCGTTTGCCCTTTCAGCTAATTTGGATGGGGAAAGATCACTACCATTGGCAGTACCAATAGATGACCCCAACTGTGCCGACGGAACTgtcctcttctttttctcttgatTACGTTTTGTGTCTTGAATCGTTTTCAGAATTTTATTAGCCATTTCCATCGACATGCCACAGAAATCGGGAACCAAATGAGCACATTGAGCATGACACATTATACCACATTCAGAACATTTGCGTACTTTATGTCTACCCCATGGTAAAATATAACCACAGTGACAGCACCATTTAGTACCACGGTTTGAAGTAGGCAGGAATCTATGAGGAATACGGTGGTTCAACTTTGCCTCGTCCGGATCCGTATCAGTAGAAGTTTTAGCAATACACTTAGTAACAACATTGGTGTAACATTTTTTGTGACATAAAAATTTACAATCTTGACATTGGAACCCAGTATACCGAAGGAAATCACCACAATATGCACAGCACATAATGTTGTAAAATGATTTTTGTACAAAGTGGTGGCCATGCTGTTCGAATATCTCTTCTTTCCTATTGATAATAGCACCATGACGATGTAGTCCACCCATCAACTGCTTCCTTTCTATTTGAGAAGACTTGTGGAATCCTAGTGTTAACAAAATCTGCCCGGATGGTTCTAAGACAAACCATGAATTCGTACTGATTTGACTAGTTGATGTATTTTCGCCTTGCACATTCTTTGCTGAAGTAGACTGAATGGCTGAGTTTGAGTATGTAGAAGTCAATGTGCTTCCCTCTTCGCTAGCGAGAGAAGAACCACCATTAATGTTTGAAGCGTTGACCCATCCTTGTTGTTCATTTGTTTGTCCGGCTTTCTTCTTACGAATTTCTTCAGCGATATCGGAAAGCAGTAACCACATTATAGCCACTGGAATGAGCGAGTCGTTCACCTTATCATATACAGTAATCTCGATTTCATTCCCTTTTTCAACtggaatttgaaaatcttCACTCCACCTGTCATTTCTAGAAGGCTTCGTTCTGGCTTTGATCGTATCATCGATTTTTATAGTAACGTAGCTCTCTGGCTTCCTGGCAAACATCGGTGATTGTATATGGTCAACATCTCTAGCAGCAGTTATTCCAATTGTTAGAACGCCAGTCAGTTGTTTTCTTCGGAATTTCGGTTGTTGATTATCCATTATGTCATTGGGTTGGTGTTTAAATTGATCAAAGTCAACGTTAATAGCTTGgtatttcttcaaagctTTGTTAAGCATTTGAATCCTGTATTTGGATTCCATAGCA
Encoded here:
- the SRO77 gene encoding putative Rab GTPase-binding protein SRO77 (Protein with roles in exocytosis and cation homeostasis; functions in docking and fusion of post-Golgi vesicles with plasma membrane; regulates cell proliferation and colony development via the Rho1-Tor1 pathway; interacts with SNARE protein Sec9p; homolog of Drosophila lethal giant larvae tumor suppressor; SRO77 has a paralog, SRO7, that arose from the whole genome duplication), with amino-acid sequence MFKKSRHLKNVSNAIKSARVHDVSNGINSKFFDTKKICTYGINGRITVTTFDYTQSLLAVATTAGEIHVYGQKQIEVVFTLKNRPQIKHMRFIKGIYLIAVDEKSNIIVLSVHSKQILTTVFCPNSITCIETDPSLDWMLIGLESGSILIYDVDRNQMSKLKIENFQKSVFLPKERLSPVISIQWNPRDIGTILISYEHITVIYSFIDYKVKQHFFYQLEPYAPGGDLSTNIEKKRTPKVIQSLYHPNSLHILTVHEDNSLVFWDVNSGKLIHARSIFETHVNFPNPALKDCSFTETPAIFKVSWLCQRNPEYTSLLIATKATENPCLPQEITMIDLGGTPMYSVTSFDAMSKYYAKPVQQKLFSLIGKAPLINFLPLPKASPYFGGCHDTNLILLLLEDGELETLIYPAGSFSSKASIFPRSLAWVRPTVTTCIAQSVQKNLWLGMMTIAQSESFLKGGIPATRNIRRHETRSALLTGHSNGSVRIWDASHSEVTDNAVFEVNTAKVLNRATNLAIKNISFASETLELAVSSEVGDVILFKFETNKFYGQLPKSDALQLKFSRFSLDDSKTILVDVSDRGPTNVKQGFIPSTVIHAKKGAVSAIMNSNIGFVAVGFIEGTLIILDRRGPAIIFNENIRVISKAGSSYVSTVHFCVMEYGDDGFSSILMLCGTDIGELMTFKILPATNGRFEVKFTDATKTNNQGKILGINSFAKDTGYSCSATISKMQGLSKGIAIPGFVTISGANDIRLVSPGKSKDTHALFKYPIATSGLSFIPIIDGKGERKLSTIMIVLLINGDIKVLTVPELKEVKNLRCPVPLSAQYVENSSILENGDIVIRTGKFQASLISVLNESATGTNHTADISQHTPIDTLYNPDLKIGYRPQVNSLQWARGTIYCTPYQLDELLGGIERPESKYEESAIARGCISSSSSNAARKLPPGTEDHRYARPVRSSGRSNGYGVLKSVSRAIETRLDTVETTINDYATTMGQTMNDAMEETGRDMMKSAVGF
- the MIX23 gene encoding Mix23p (Mitochondrial intermembrane space hypothetical protein; imported via the MIA import machinery; contains an unusual twin cysteine motif (CX13C CX14C)), whose product is MVDNRRTFTAPQSLLETNLTFPNDEPSLTTITVTRERCVDPSLIDSFLRFLRHGSDDIIRQKLNNYRKGSINGKNKCKEFLKQELYPNWQIRNNIISFCEKEAAEMKNETDQQCGNNKKTTAEPLIDARIDPYAARERAEKQEAQYKDWTKVTEWVANNRKIEQILTSTTEGILRQNCEQNNDYLKEFTQFCKDNS
- the PKC1 gene encoding protein kinase C (Protein serine/threonine kinase; essential for cell wall remodeling during growth; localized to sites of polarized growth and the mother-daughter bud neck; homolog of the alpha, beta, and gamma isoforms of mammalian protein kinase C (PKC)) encodes the protein MSFSQLEQNIKKKIAVEENIIRGASALKKKTSNVMVIQKCNTNIREARQNLEYLEDSLKKLRLKTAQQSQGENGSEDNERCNSKEYGFLSTKSPNEHIFSRLDLVKYDCPSLAQRIQYMLQQLEFKLQVEKQYQEANTKLTKLYQIDGDQRSSSAAEGGAMESKYRIQMLNKALKKYQAINVDFDQFKHQPNDIMDNQQPKFRRKQLTGVLTIGITAARDVDHIQSPMFARKPESYVTIKIDDTIKARTKPSRNDRWSEDFQIPVEKGNEIEITVYDKVNDSLIPVAIMWLLLSDIAEEIRKKKAGQTNEQQGWVNASNINGGSSLASEEGSTLTSTYSNSAIQSTSAKNVQGENTSTSQISTNSWFVLEPSGQILLTLGFHKSSQIERKQLMGGLHRHGAIINRKEEIFEQHGHHFVQKSFYNIMCCAYCGDFLRYTGFQCQDCKFLCHKKCYTNVVTKCIAKTSTDTDPDEAKLNHRIPHRFLPTSNRGTKWCCHCGYILPWGRHKVRKCSECGIMCHAQCAHLVPDFCGMSMEMANKILKTIQDTKRNQEKKKRTVPSAQLGSSIGTANGSDLSPSKLAERANAPLPPQPRKHDKTPSPQKVGRDSPTKQHDPIIDKRISLQTHGREKLNKFIDENEAYLNFTEGAQQTAEFSSPEKTLDPTSNRRSLGLTDLSIEHSQTWESKDDLMRDELELWKAQREEMELEIKQDSGEIQEDLEVDHIDLETKQKLDWENKNDFREADLTIDSTHTNPFRDMNSETFQIEQDHASKEVLQETVSLAPTSTHASRTTDQQSPQKSQTSTSAKHKKRAAKRRKVSLDNFVLLKVLGKGNFGKVILSKSKNTDRLCAIKVLKKDNIIQNHDIESARAEKKVFLLATKTKHPFLTNLYCSFQTENRIYFAMEFIGGGDLMWHVQNQRLSVRRAKFYAAEVLLALKYFHDNGVIYRDLKLENILLTPEGHIKIADYGLCKDEMWYGNRTSTFCGTPEFMAPEILKEQEYTKAVDWWAFGVLLYQMLLCQSPFSGDDEDEVFNAILTDEPLYPIDMAGEIVQIFQGLLTKDPEKRLGAGPRDADEVMEEPFFRNINFDDILNLRVKPPYIPEIKSPEDTSYFEQEFTSAPPTLTPLPSVLTTSQQEEFRGFSFMPDDLDL